One Luteibacter sp. 9135 DNA segment encodes these proteins:
- a CDS encoding YihY/virulence factor BrkB family protein produces MHARLKMGWRVVSTTVKGFSDDELMTRAAALAFYSALSFAPLLVLLLWVVASLRPEWQAQLIDSLNGLVGSRAAEAVRLVIENAKQKPSVGSVAGIIGLGVTLVGASAVFAQLQGALNRVWGLQPKPGKATHAILTWLRARLHALGLLLSLAFLLVISFSASAMIAVFVRGGTTGWHVLETLISLAVFVVIFGAIYKVLPDAIIEWRDAVIGASLTALLFVVGKFAIGFYLERSNVGGPYGPAGSVVVLLVWVYYSALILLLGAELTEAVAEARGTPIKPRPYAMSIKPEPAHVFDPSVTRPGVSLSQPYKEDAP; encoded by the coding sequence GTGCATGCGAGATTGAAGATGGGCTGGCGGGTCGTCAGCACCACGGTGAAGGGATTCAGCGACGACGAGTTGATGACACGCGCCGCCGCGCTCGCCTTCTACTCGGCGCTGTCGTTCGCGCCGTTGCTGGTGTTGCTGCTGTGGGTGGTGGCCTCGCTTCGTCCCGAGTGGCAGGCCCAGCTGATCGATAGCCTGAACGGCCTGGTCGGCTCACGCGCCGCCGAAGCCGTGCGGCTGGTGATCGAAAACGCCAAGCAGAAGCCCAGCGTGGGCAGCGTGGCCGGCATCATCGGACTCGGCGTCACACTGGTGGGCGCCTCCGCCGTGTTTGCCCAGCTGCAAGGCGCCCTGAACCGGGTCTGGGGGCTGCAGCCGAAGCCCGGCAAGGCCACCCATGCAATCCTGACGTGGTTGCGCGCGCGCCTGCATGCCCTGGGGCTGCTGCTCTCGCTGGCCTTCCTGCTGGTGATCTCCTTCTCCGCCAGCGCCATGATCGCGGTGTTCGTCCGCGGCGGCACCACTGGCTGGCACGTGCTGGAGACGCTGATTTCCCTGGCCGTGTTCGTCGTCATCTTCGGCGCCATCTACAAGGTGCTGCCGGATGCCATCATCGAGTGGCGCGATGCCGTGATCGGCGCCAGCCTGACCGCCCTTCTCTTCGTGGTGGGCAAGTTCGCCATCGGTTTCTACCTGGAGCGCAGCAACGTCGGCGGCCCGTACGGCCCGGCGGGCAGCGTGGTGGTGCTGCTGGTCTGGGTGTACTACTCGGCCCTGATCCTGCTGCTGGGCGCCGAACTGACCGAGGCCGTGGCCGAGGCGCGGGGCACCCCGATTAAACCGCGGCCATACGCCATGTCGATCAAACCGGAGCCGGCGCACGTATTTGACCCCTCCGTCACGAGGCCGGGGGTATCCCTGTCGCAGCCCTATAAGGAGGATGCCCCATGA
- a CDS encoding glycine zipper 2TM domain-containing protein, which translates to MKTHLLAATLFIVATGAAVTAPPADAQSRRSQHQVCRDVQTKQIQSKDDNRLIGTGVGAVAGGLLGNQVGGGKGKTLATVAGAVGGGYAGNQIQKNHQNKNATYETHRECHWVND; encoded by the coding sequence ATGAAGACCCATCTGCTCGCCGCCACCCTGTTCATCGTCGCTACCGGTGCGGCCGTTACCGCTCCCCCGGCCGATGCCCAGAGCCGGCGCAGCCAGCACCAGGTCTGCCGCGACGTCCAGACCAAACAGATCCAGTCCAAGGACGATAACCGCCTGATCGGCACCGGCGTGGGTGCCGTGGCCGGTGGCCTGCTGGGCAATCAGGTGGGCGGCGGCAAGGGCAAGACCCTGGCCACCGTGGCCGGTGCGGTCGGCGGCGGTTACGCCGGCAACCAGATCCAGAAGAACCATCAGAACAAGAACGCGACCTACGAGACCCACCGCGAGTGCCATTGGGTGAACGACTGA
- a CDS encoding CPXCG motif-containing cysteine-rich protein, with protein MYEFTDVACPYCGETIEVAVDTSGGSQMYIEDCQVCCRPIVMRLTVDEGDDSFALDASAENEG; from the coding sequence ATGTATGAGTTTACCGACGTCGCCTGCCCCTATTGCGGCGAGACCATCGAGGTGGCCGTCGATACGTCGGGCGGCAGCCAGATGTATATCGAGGATTGCCAGGTGTGTTGCCGCCCGATCGTGATGCGCCTGACGGTGGACGAGGGCGACGATTCGTTCGCGCTGGATGCGTCGGCGGAGAATGAGGGGTGA
- the wrbA gene encoding NAD(P)H:quinone oxidoreductase, whose product MAKVLVLYYSAYGHIETMAQAVAEGAREAGAQVDIKRVPETVPDDVARSSHFKLDQAAPIARVDELESYDAIILGTGTRYGRLSAQMATFLDQTGSLWSRGALNGKVGGAFVSTASQHGGQETTLFSLITNLLHLGLIPVGLPYSFQGQLKLDEVTGGSPYGATTIAASDGSRQPSENELAGARFQGKHIAEIAAKLFG is encoded by the coding sequence GTGGCGAAGGTGCTCGTGCTCTATTACTCGGCCTATGGCCATATCGAAACCATGGCGCAGGCCGTGGCGGAAGGCGCCCGCGAGGCGGGTGCCCAGGTCGACATCAAGCGCGTGCCGGAGACGGTGCCGGACGACGTGGCGCGCAGTTCGCATTTCAAGCTGGACCAGGCGGCGCCGATCGCCCGGGTGGACGAGCTGGAGTCCTACGATGCGATCATCCTGGGCACGGGCACCCGCTACGGCCGGCTAAGCGCCCAGATGGCCACCTTCCTCGACCAGACCGGCTCGCTGTGGTCGCGCGGTGCCCTCAACGGCAAGGTGGGCGGCGCGTTCGTCTCGACGGCCTCGCAGCACGGCGGGCAGGAGACCACCCTGTTTTCCTTGATCACCAACCTGCTGCACCTCGGCCTGATCCCGGTGGGCCTGCCCTACAGCTTCCAGGGTCAGTTGAAGCTGGACGAGGTGACCGGTGGCAGCCCGTACGGCGCCACCACGATCGCGGCCAGCGACGGGTCCCGCCAGCCCAGCGAGAACGAACTGGCCGGTGCCCGTTTCCAGGGCAAGCATATTGCCGAGATCGCGGCGAAACTGTTCGGCTGA
- a CDS encoding HAD family hydrolase: protein MIEMVGFDGDDTLWRSQEYYDDAQAAFEAILGRYVDLAAEGLRTALLDTERGNIALFGYGAKGMALSMIESAIELTDGRIEARDIHRIVRLAKDVLGHPVQLLPGIREAVEAVAATHRVVLITKGDLFHQEAKVAQCGLAGIFHRIEIVSEKDPATYTRLLQEFGLSPDRFAMVGNSLKSDIAPVVALGGCGVYMPYHSTWEHERLAGFAMGERVVEVAGAEAIPAAIVALHAA from the coding sequence ATGATCGAGATGGTCGGCTTCGACGGCGACGACACGCTGTGGCGTAGCCAGGAATACTACGACGACGCCCAGGCGGCCTTCGAGGCCATCCTGGGCCGGTATGTCGACCTGGCCGCGGAGGGCCTGCGCACGGCCCTGCTGGACACGGAGCGCGGCAACATCGCGCTGTTCGGCTACGGCGCCAAGGGCATGGCCCTGTCCATGATCGAATCGGCGATCGAGCTGACCGACGGGCGCATCGAGGCCCGCGACATCCATCGCATCGTGCGCCTGGCCAAGGACGTGCTCGGCCACCCGGTCCAGTTGCTTCCCGGCATCCGCGAGGCGGTGGAGGCCGTGGCGGCGACCCACCGCGTGGTGCTGATCACCAAGGGCGACCTCTTCCACCAGGAAGCCAAGGTGGCCCAATGTGGGCTGGCCGGCATCTTCCACCGGATCGAGATCGTCTCGGAGAAGGATCCTGCCACGTACACCCGTTTGCTGCAGGAGTTCGGGCTCTCGCCGGATCGCTTCGCCATGGTCGGCAACTCGCTGAAGTCGGACATCGCCCCGGTGGTCGCCCTGGGTGGCTGCGGGGTGTACATGCCCTATCACAGCACCTGGGAACACGAGCGTCTGGCCGGCTTCGCCATGGGCGAGCGCGTGGTCGAGGTGGCCGGCGCCGAGGCCATCCCCGCCGCCATCGTGGCCCTGCACGCGGCCTGA
- a CDS encoding S9 family peptidase — translation MSTKRTAALSGAVLLGLIGAAAASAQAVTLDDYKRADSFLGHASTLVDHSVQRVTWVDDGHFWYRDHDKDGDQFLTVDAATGQASRAFDRDKLAAALSKASGTKVEPDKLPVSTFVVRPDDGLDVTSRGRHYVCDKAIGKCEIAAVKKDAAGKPYGDEPGLKSPDGKSEAFIRDWNLWVRDVATGAETRLTTDGIKDFGYATDNAGWQHTDEAILVWSPDSKKIATFQQDQRKTGEMTLVTTNVGHPKVETWKYPLPGDKDVTMIERVVIDVPTKTVVRFKMPADQHRSSLCDDVSCSPGVWDDVRWAGDGKSIAFVSTSRDHTHEWFRVANPETGDVRTVFEEKAKTYFESGNGTVNWQYVPETDQVIWFSERSNWGHLYMYSLKTGKLEQAITQGDWNVTEVLRIDPKTKTIWFRGVGREKGVDPYYQQFYKVGFDGKGLTLLTPENADHTVSLSKDGTYFFDSYSTIDTPPVALVRRSDTGATVKDIAHADISRLKATGWVPPTAFTVKARDGKTDLYGQMFKPSKFDPSKKYPLIVYIYPGPQVGSIRTRSFLPAHGDNQALAELGFVVVAVDGMGTPWRSKAFHDAYFQNIGDNTLPDQVLAVKQLVKKYSWLDGDRVGIWGHSGGGNATATAMFRYPDVFKVGISESGNHDNRNYEDDWAEKWQGLLVKDKDGKSNYDDQANQKWVGGLKGHLMIAHGTMDDNVPPYESLLVVDALIKANKDFDLVIIPNAHHGYGDATPYMTRRRWDYFVRYLKGETPPKEFQLTPMPPRN, via the coding sequence ATGTCGACCAAACGCACCGCGGCGCTTTCCGGCGCCGTCCTCCTCGGACTGATCGGGGCCGCTGCGGCGTCCGCGCAGGCCGTCACCCTCGACGACTACAAGCGCGCCGACTCCTTCCTGGGCCACGCTTCCACACTGGTGGACCACTCCGTCCAGCGGGTCACCTGGGTCGACGACGGCCATTTCTGGTACCGCGACCACGACAAGGACGGCGACCAGTTCCTTACCGTCGATGCCGCCACGGGCCAGGCCTCGCGCGCGTTCGACCGCGACAAGCTGGCTGCCGCGCTGTCGAAGGCGTCGGGTACAAAGGTGGAGCCCGACAAGCTGCCGGTGAGCACGTTCGTCGTCCGTCCGGACGACGGCCTGGACGTAACCTCGCGCGGCAGGCACTACGTCTGCGACAAGGCGATCGGCAAGTGCGAGATCGCCGCGGTGAAGAAGGACGCGGCCGGCAAGCCCTACGGCGATGAGCCGGGCCTGAAGTCGCCGGACGGCAAGTCGGAGGCCTTCATCCGCGACTGGAACCTGTGGGTGCGCGACGTGGCCACGGGTGCCGAGACGCGCCTGACCACCGACGGCATCAAGGACTTCGGTTACGCCACGGACAACGCCGGCTGGCAGCACACCGACGAGGCGATCCTCGTGTGGTCGCCGGACTCGAAGAAGATCGCCACGTTCCAGCAGGACCAGCGCAAGACCGGCGAGATGACCCTGGTCACCACCAACGTGGGCCACCCCAAGGTAGAGACCTGGAAATACCCGCTGCCCGGCGACAAGGACGTGACCATGATCGAGCGCGTCGTGATCGACGTGCCGACGAAAACCGTGGTGCGCTTCAAGATGCCCGCCGACCAGCATCGCTCGTCGCTTTGCGACGATGTGTCGTGCAGCCCTGGCGTGTGGGACGACGTGCGCTGGGCGGGCGACGGCAAGAGCATCGCCTTCGTGTCCACCTCGCGTGACCACACGCACGAGTGGTTCCGTGTGGCCAACCCGGAAACCGGCGACGTGCGCACGGTGTTCGAGGAAAAGGCCAAGACCTACTTCGAAAGCGGCAACGGCACGGTGAACTGGCAATACGTGCCCGAGACCGACCAGGTGATCTGGTTCTCCGAGCGGAGCAACTGGGGCCACCTGTACATGTACAGCCTGAAGACGGGCAAGCTGGAGCAAGCGATCACCCAGGGCGACTGGAACGTCACCGAGGTGCTGCGCATCGATCCGAAGACGAAGACGATCTGGTTCCGTGGCGTGGGCCGCGAGAAGGGCGTCGATCCGTATTACCAGCAGTTCTACAAGGTGGGCTTCGACGGCAAGGGTTTGACCCTGCTGACGCCTGAGAACGCCGACCACACGGTCAGCCTGTCGAAGGACGGCACCTACTTCTTCGATTCGTATTCCACGATCGATACGCCGCCGGTGGCGCTGGTGCGTCGTTCGGATACCGGTGCGACGGTGAAGGACATCGCCCATGCCGATATCTCGCGCCTGAAAGCCACCGGCTGGGTGCCGCCCACCGCGTTCACGGTGAAGGCGCGTGACGGCAAGACCGACCTCTACGGCCAGATGTTCAAGCCGTCGAAGTTCGATCCGTCGAAGAAATACCCGCTGATCGTCTACATCTACCCGGGCCCGCAGGTGGGCTCGATCCGCACGCGCAGCTTCCTGCCCGCCCATGGCGATAACCAGGCGCTGGCCGAGCTCGGCTTCGTGGTGGTAGCGGTGGACGGCATGGGCACGCCGTGGCGCTCCAAGGCGTTCCACGATGCGTATTTCCAGAACATCGGCGACAACACGTTGCCCGACCAGGTGCTGGCGGTGAAGCAGCTGGTGAAGAAGTACAGCTGGCTGGACGGCGATCGCGTGGGTATCTGGGGCCACTCCGGCGGCGGCAACGCCACGGCTACCGCCATGTTCCGCTACCCGGACGTGTTCAAGGTGGGCATCTCGGAGTCGGGCAACCACGACAACCGTAACTACGAGGACGACTGGGCCGAGAAGTGGCAGGGCCTGCTGGTCAAGGACAAGGACGGCAAGAGCAACTACGACGACCAGGCCAACCAGAAGTGGGTCGGCGGCCTGAAGGGTCACCTGATGATCGCGCACGGCACGATGGACGATAACGTGCCGCCGTACGAATCGCTGCTGGTGGTCGACGCGCTGATCAAGGCGAACAAGGATTTCGATCTGGTCATCATCCCTAACGCGCACCACGGCTACGGCGACGCCACGCCGTACATGACGCGCCGTCGCTGGGACTACTTCGTGCGCTACCTCAAGGGCGAGACCCCGCCCAAGGAGTTCCAGCTGACCCCCATGCCGCCCCGCAATTAA
- the msrB gene encoding peptide-methionine (R)-S-oxide reductase MsrB, producing MRHADPDRRRFLGVFAATVAASASLPFVLRAIRPAMAADAPPAPQGGTVTLDAFAPDKKPLGPHPEARVVLTDDQWKAKLGTKSYYITRQEGTEPAYTGENWDRHDNGIYRCIGCDTALYDSATKFESGTGWPSFWKPISKRNVVEKIDRSLLEERTEVKCARCDAHLGHVFDDGPDPTGLRYCMNAGAMHFAPVPKTAG from the coding sequence ATGCGCCACGCCGATCCCGATCGCCGCCGTTTCCTGGGCGTGTTTGCCGCCACGGTCGCGGCCTCCGCCTCGCTGCCCTTCGTCCTGCGCGCCATACGGCCCGCCATGGCCGCCGACGCCCCGCCCGCGCCACAGGGCGGCACGGTGACACTCGACGCCTTCGCGCCCGACAAGAAGCCGCTGGGGCCCCATCCCGAGGCCCGCGTGGTGCTGACCGACGACCAGTGGAAGGCGAAGCTGGGCACGAAGTCGTATTACATCACCCGCCAGGAAGGCACCGAGCCGGCCTATACGGGCGAGAACTGGGACCGGCATGACAACGGTATCTACCGCTGCATCGGCTGCGACACGGCGCTGTACGACTCGGCCACCAAGTTCGAGTCCGGCACGGGGTGGCCCAGCTTCTGGAAGCCGATCTCGAAACGGAACGTGGTGGAGAAGATCGACCGCAGCCTGCTCGAGGAGCGCACGGAAGTGAAGTGTGCCCGCTGCGACGCCCACCTCGGCCACGTGTTCGACGACGGCCCCGACCCCACCGGCCTGCGCTACTGCATGAACGCCGGCGCCATGCACTTCGCCCCGGTACCGAAAACCGCGGGGTAG
- a CDS encoding YdcF family protein: MTLTFFLILLAVALLSMRLRRRLAGRLLMLLAVGWLFFAGCGPLTGLLLSNLQAGYAPDVAQWGQRNAIILLGAGTVRSGVGSIEPSLYANGRVLRAAELYRACKATGADCKLEVSGGDAAHLGQAEADVYAISLARLGIPRADLLLESRSMNTFENAQFSKPLLMSYGADKVVLVSSAVHLRRAMIYFAHFGIQAEPVRGDYVTARYDWLPTSENLSFADFAIHEYVGVWRYDFYNLMGWNGPKLPEGSATPPTNT, encoded by the coding sequence ATGACACTCACCTTTTTCCTGATCCTCCTGGCCGTCGCCCTGCTGTCGATGCGCCTGCGCCGCCGCCTCGCCGGTCGGCTGCTCATGCTGCTGGCCGTCGGCTGGCTGTTCTTCGCCGGCTGCGGGCCGCTGACCGGCCTGCTGCTGTCCAACCTGCAGGCGGGCTATGCGCCCGATGTGGCCCAGTGGGGGCAGCGCAACGCCATCATCCTGCTCGGTGCCGGTACGGTGCGTAGCGGCGTGGGGTCCATCGAGCCCAGCCTCTACGCTAATGGCCGCGTGCTCCGCGCGGCCGAGTTGTATCGGGCGTGCAAGGCCACCGGGGCCGACTGCAAGCTGGAAGTCAGCGGCGGCGATGCGGCCCACCTGGGCCAGGCCGAGGCCGATGTCTACGCGATCAGCCTGGCCCGACTGGGCATACCGCGCGCGGACCTGCTGCTGGAATCGCGCAGCATGAATACCTTCGAGAATGCGCAGTTCAGCAAGCCGCTGCTTATGTCCTACGGCGCGGACAAGGTGGTGCTGGTGTCCTCGGCGGTGCACCTGCGCCGGGCCATGATCTATTTCGCCCACTTCGGCATACAGGCTGAGCCCGTGCGCGGCGATTACGTGACGGCCCGCTACGACTGGCTGCCCACCTCGGAAAACCTTTCCTTTGCCGATTTCGCCATCCACGAATACGTGGGTGTGTGGCGCTACGATTTCTACAACCTGATGGGCTGGAACGGCCCGAAGCTTCCTGAAGGAAGCGCAACGCCGCCCACGAACACATAA
- a CDS encoding alpha-amylase family glycosyl hydrolase — protein MTARSWWRDGVIYQVYPRSFADANGDGIGDLEGLRGKLPYLADLGVDAIWISPIYPSPMADFGYDVSDYRGVDPLFGDIERMDAVIADAHALGLKVILDFVPNHSSDEHPWFRESRRARDSVFRDWYIWHDPAPGGGPPNNWLSNFGGSAWTFDAGTVQYYLHLFLDKQPDLNWRHPALREAMFESMRFWLRRGVDGFRVDVLYHVMKDAQFRDNPLNPAYRDGIDSEANRFLPTHIADLPETMDVVAAMRAVVDEFPDRVLIGELYLPLERIVAYYGDRLQGANLPFNFLLIGAPWHARDIASLVERYEAALPPGGWPNWVLGNHDKPRIASRVGDAQARIAAMLLLTLRGTPTLYYGDEIGMHDVAIPHAEVRDPFELNEPDKGLGRDPQRTPMRWTPGPGAGFTNGVPWLRLGDDVATRNVATESADPASIWSLYRSLLWMRRASRALSAGNVRILGVSDAVLAYERVAGDERLVVVLNVTDAPAQLPIDEPVGPCVLSTRGDNRRGVLQASEGRIYLG, from the coding sequence ATGACAGCACGTAGCTGGTGGCGCGATGGCGTCATCTACCAGGTGTACCCCCGCTCCTTCGCCGATGCGAACGGCGATGGGATCGGCGATCTCGAAGGGTTGCGCGGCAAGCTGCCCTACCTGGCCGACCTCGGCGTGGATGCGATCTGGATATCGCCGATCTATCCGTCGCCGATGGCCGACTTCGGCTATGACGTCAGCGACTACCGCGGCGTCGATCCCCTGTTTGGTGACATCGAGCGAATGGACGCCGTGATCGCCGATGCGCATGCGCTGGGGCTGAAGGTCATCCTGGATTTCGTGCCCAATCACAGCTCCGACGAGCACCCGTGGTTCCGCGAGAGCCGCCGCGCGCGCGACAGCGTGTTCCGCGACTGGTACATCTGGCACGATCCCGCCCCGGGCGGTGGCCCGCCCAATAACTGGTTGTCCAACTTCGGCGGCAGCGCCTGGACGTTCGACGCGGGCACCGTCCAGTACTACCTGCACCTGTTCCTGGACAAGCAGCCCGACCTCAACTGGCGGCACCCCGCGCTTCGCGAAGCCATGTTCGAGTCGATGCGTTTCTGGCTTCGCCGCGGCGTGGACGGCTTTCGTGTGGACGTGCTCTACCACGTGATGAAGGACGCGCAGTTTCGCGACAATCCACTCAATCCGGCATACCGCGACGGCATCGATTCGGAGGCCAACCGCTTCCTGCCGACCCATATCGCGGACCTGCCGGAGACGATGGATGTGGTGGCGGCGATGCGGGCGGTGGTGGATGAATTCCCGGACCGCGTATTGATCGGCGAACTGTACCTGCCGCTGGAGCGCATCGTCGCCTATTACGGCGACCGCCTGCAGGGCGCCAACCTGCCGTTCAACTTCCTGCTGATCGGTGCGCCCTGGCACGCGCGCGACATCGCTTCGCTGGTCGAACGCTATGAAGCGGCCCTGCCGCCGGGTGGCTGGCCGAACTGGGTGCTGGGCAACCACGACAAGCCGCGCATCGCCTCGCGCGTGGGCGATGCGCAGGCACGTATCGCGGCGATGCTGCTGCTTACCCTGCGGGGTACGCCGACGTTGTATTACGGGGACGAGATCGGCATGCATGATGTAGCCATCCCGCATGCGGAAGTGCGCGATCCGTTCGAACTCAACGAGCCGGACAAGGGCCTGGGCCGCGATCCGCAGCGTACGCCGATGCGCTGGACCCCCGGGCCGGGTGCCGGTTTCACCAACGGGGTGCCGTGGCTGCGCCTGGGCGACGACGTGGCGACGCGTAACGTGGCAACGGAGTCCGCCGATCCTGCGTCGATCTGGTCGTTGTATCGATCGTTGCTGTGGATGCGCCGGGCATCGCGGGCGCTGAGCGCAGGCAACGTACGCATCTTGGGCGTCAGCGACGCGGTGCTGGCTTATGAGCGCGTCGCGGGCGATGAACGTCTCGTGGTCGTGCTCAATGTCACCGACGCGCCTGCGCAGTTGCCGATCGACGAGCCGGTGGGGCCGTGCGTGCTTTCCACGCGCGGGGATAACCGGCGTGGTGTGCTGCAGGCGTCCGAGGGGCGTATCTACCTGGGGTGA
- a CDS encoding SDR family NAD(P)-dependent oxidoreductase — MASNRRALVTGASAGIGEAFARELARRGHDLVLTARRADRLEKLAAELRDRHGIEAIVAPLDLARSDGPEALVAALDAQGLAIDVLINNAGYGVSGYFHEQPWSAHADFIQVLMTAPTELAWRLLPSMQARGYGRIVNIASLAGHLPGSAGHTLYAASKAYLIKLSQSLALEGKGTGVHTTAVCPGFTYSEFHDVTGSRELVSKMPRWLWMDAATVARQGLDAADAGKAVYVNGRVNTAIKSLFKLLPDALALAMIERQGRRFRVGRRTDP, encoded by the coding sequence ATGGCATCGAATCGTCGCGCACTGGTCACCGGCGCATCCGCCGGCATCGGCGAGGCGTTCGCCCGCGAACTGGCCCGTCGCGGCCACGACCTGGTGCTCACCGCACGCCGGGCCGACCGCCTGGAAAAGCTCGCCGCCGAATTGCGCGACCGGCACGGCATCGAAGCGATCGTGGCGCCGCTGGACCTGGCCCGCTCCGACGGCCCGGAAGCACTCGTCGCGGCCCTGGATGCCCAAGGCCTGGCGATCGACGTACTGATCAACAATGCCGGATACGGCGTCAGCGGGTATTTTCACGAGCAGCCCTGGTCCGCGCATGCCGACTTCATCCAGGTGCTGATGACCGCCCCGACGGAACTGGCCTGGCGCCTGTTGCCGTCCATGCAGGCGCGTGGCTACGGCCGGATCGTCAACATCGCCTCGCTGGCGGGCCATCTGCCCGGCTCGGCGGGGCACACGCTGTATGCGGCGTCCAAGGCCTACCTCATCAAGTTGTCGCAGTCGCTGGCGCTGGAGGGCAAGGGCACCGGTGTCCACACCACGGCGGTGTGCCCGGGCTTTACCTATTCGGAGTTCCACGACGTGACCGGCTCGCGCGAATTGGTCTCGAAGATGCCGCGCTGGCTGTGGATGGACGCGGCCACGGTGGCGCGACAGGGTCTGGACGCGGCCGACGCCGGCAAGGCCGTCTACGTCAACGGCCGGGTCAACACAGCCATCAAGTCCTTGTTCAAGCTGCTGCCCGATGCGCTGGCGCTGGCCATGATCGAACGGCAGGGTCGGCGCTTCCGGGTGGGGCGTCGCACGGACCCGTGA
- a CDS encoding PA2169 family four-helix-bundle protein — protein sequence MTSNDHDIKVLNSLIETTIDSAEGYGEAAKDAENTRYASTFQQRAGERRQAAQALQTQVRALGGNPEDDGTILAKAHRMFVELRAKMSSKDDTAIVDEVERGEDHIKHKYEDALKDTEVSAASRAVIEKAYVSVKTGHDQMRDLKHALHGTN from the coding sequence ATGACCAGCAACGACCACGATATCAAGGTTCTCAACAGCCTCATCGAGACCACCATCGACAGCGCCGAGGGCTACGGCGAAGCCGCGAAGGATGCCGAGAACACCCGTTACGCCTCGACCTTCCAGCAGCGCGCCGGCGAGCGTCGCCAGGCCGCGCAGGCCCTGCAGACGCAGGTCCGTGCACTGGGTGGCAACCCGGAAGACGACGGCACCATCCTTGCCAAGGCGCACCGCATGTTCGTCGAGCTGCGCGCGAAGATGAGCTCGAAGGACGACACCGCGATCGTCGACGAAGTCGAGCGTGGCGAAGACCACATCAAGCACAAGTACGAAGACGCGCTGAAGGACACCGAAGTCTCGGCCGCGAGCCGCGCCGTGATCGAGAAGGCCTACGTGTCGGTCAAGACCGGCCACGACCAGATGCGCGACCTCAAGCACGCGCTGCACGGCACGAACTGA